The Candidatus Dependentiae bacterium genome includes the window CAGAACCGGTGCCACCGCCTAGACCTGCAGTTAAGAAAACAATATCAGCATCACCAACTGCCTCAAGAATTTTATCCATATCCTCTTCGGCTGAACGCTTGCCTAATTCAGGATTTGCACCGGTACCCAAACCTTTGGTTGATTTAATACCAATTTGCAAACACGCAGAAGCTTTTGATAAATTCAAAGCTTGTGCGTCAGTGTTTGCCGCAACGAATTCTATCCCTTCATAACCTGACTCTATAATACTATTAATAGTATTACCTCCACCTCCCCCTACACCAATTACTTTAATTGAAGCAGCACGAGATTCATGCTCTTGCTTTACCAAATCTATCATTCCCTATTCTCCCCAGTTTAAAAGAAATCGATTACCCACGATTTCATGCGCGTAGCTACGCGTTTAACAAATGGACCATCTACATCAGAATTAAATGGCGAATGTTTCATTTTTAATGCATGAAGCAATAAACCATAACCGGTTGCATAAATCGGCGTTTCTAACGTACCCGGCAATGCATAAGAAACATGTAAATTTCCAATGCGCACCGGCATATTAAAAATGGTTTTTGCAACAGTATCAATGCCATTTAACAGGGAACCCCCACCTGTTATAACTAAACCGGATGTACAATATGTCTTTAGATGTTTATCATCAATTTCTTGTCGTACAAAATGCAGCATCTCTTGTGCTCGTGCATGCAATATCATACCGAGTATATTTTTTGAAATAGTTGTCGAATTTCCACCCTGGGCCAATTCAACATGAATATCTTTATCATCTTCGTGTAAATTTACCGTGCCGTGTTCAACTTTTACTCGCTCTGCATCTTTTATTGAAGTACGCAAACCAATAGCAATATCGCTGGTAAAATGATTGCCCGCAATTGGCAATACCATAGTATGAACAATCGTCCCATGTTGATAAATCGCCAAATCTGCCGTGCCTCCACCAATATCCAATAGTGCAACGCCAAGTTGCCGCTCATCTTCACTCAATACTGATTGCGCTGAAGCTAATGGCTCTAAAATAATATCTCTAACTTGAACACCGGCAGCTTCACAACAACTGACTAAGTTTTGTACCGATGCAATTGCCCCTAAAATAATATGCGCTTGCACCTCTAACCGAATGCCATGCATACCGATCGGATCTTGTAATCGTTCTTGCCCATCAATAATAAAATATTGTGGCAACACATGCAGCACTTGATATCCTTCCGGCACCGGAATTGCTTGTGCAGCGGCCAATGCATGTTCAACATCTGAAGCACGAACTGAACCTTTTTTAATCGGCACCACTCCGTGTGAATTTAATGAACGGATATGTGCGCCGGATATGCCAATGTAAGCAGATTCAACAGAAACACCTGACACCAATTCAGCCTCTTTAATTGCTTGCTTAATTGATTGGACTGTTTTTGCAACATTAACAACCACACCTTTTTGCAAACCTTCTGAAGGCGCTTTACCCATACCTAAAACTTCAACATTATCTTTACTTGTTTGCTGCGCAACCAATACACAGATTTTTGTTGTCCCAATATCGATAGAGGTCATTAAACGTTCTTTTAATACTTTTGCCATGCTTGCGTCCCCTAACTTTTTAATTTCGAAATAATTATACGGTCTTCAAAACGCACATCAGCACAAAATCCTTTTGCATAAATCGTTTTATTGATAAGTTCTTGTGCAATGCTATCACAAGAATCAAGTAAAGACTGTGTTATGTTGTTATCATAATTGCACAATAAACGCGCAGGTTGCTGATATAAATCAAATGCAATTTCATGTCGATGTCGCCAAATAATAGAACTTTTTTTAATCAATGAAGGTTCTATTGAAGTCAGATAAGCAAATACATCTGCAGGTAAGCGATTATCTTGATTATCCAAAGCTATGTATAATTTTGGCATTCCTTCATAGCAATACGGTTCAAAATAATCAGCCAACACACAATAATTATTATGAGTCACTACCTGCTGAGCTGTTATCACGTGTGATTGAATTTGTTCATGAGTCAGTTGTAAACAAGGATAATGCGCTTCAACTTCTATATGCACAAAACTGGGTTTATACCAACATGCAACATGACTAATAAATGGAAATGCCTCTTGCAATAGTTGCGCAATCTTTGATGGCTTTTCATCAACATACATCTGTGTAGATTGAATATAAGCACTAATCTCATCTTGTGCTTTTTTTGACAAATGCACATCATATGCAACAGAAAAACGATGCACTGCAAAAACATAAATTGATACTATATGTATACTCACAAGAAAAACAAGCGTACTACATACATAGAGCGCTTTTTTTATATACCCTAATTTGAGCTTCATTGCTCACCCCTTTTATAAGTCCCTTATATTGTTATTACAAGTTTTGCCTATAAAAGGTCAAGAGTATAGAAAATTAATTTATGTTTAATGCACCCAACAAGAAACACACCAAAAAGTTAAACCGAATGCAATCATCAAAATAATCACAATAAAAAACCACCTATATTTGTGAACGAGACGTCTCATCTTTCTCTCCTTTCTATGTTTTTTGTATATAAGTATCTTTTTTTTCTATTACACCCTACTAAAACATAAGGAATAAATTCACAATAATCATACAGTTGTTGATCAACATGATTTTCCATCTGCACTTCAACTGCACCTTCCTTTTGCTCAAGCTGCATTAAATATTTTAGCACGCCACTTAGAGCATCAAAAAACGAGTTTGTAATGTTCCCGCTCGAGGAACTATATTAATAATATAACTATCATAGTCACACATAGCTATAGATTCCGGCTTTAACAATCCATACAATGCAATCCCTATCAACCTGTCATCTTTATAGGATCTACCTTCAAAATAGAGACCTAAAGTAAAACCTTCAGGCTCCCATACGTCATAAACATATTTTAGTAAAACAGGATTTGTTAACTTATAATCGGCAGTAAAAAGTGATGTGTTAAAAAATAAAAGCATAAAAAGAAATAGTATCATGACAATAAGCTCCCTTTAACATTCTCTTTAATCCTGCATAAAAAATGTTAAAAGTGTAATAGAATACTGTTTTGTTACTACTACTGAGAAGCAAGAAACAACATAATACCGGCTGCTACCGATGCATTATATGAAATATCAACAGAACGTTGTGGAATGGTTACTTGAGTACCATATTTGAAAATTGAAGGACTCACACCCTTGCCTTCGCTGCCAATAACCAAACATAATGGTTTTTTATAAGTAATTTGAGCAGCATTTTCACCTTTAAAATTAGTAATATAAAGATTATATCCAGCCTCTTTAAGTTCTTGTGCTGCCGCTTGTGCCGAAGGGGCCAAATAAATTTGCAAATGCTCTGCCAATCCTGCAGATGATTTAATTGTAGCTGCTTGTAATGGCGCAGATTTTTTTTGCGTAATCACTACTCCATCGACACCGGTACAATATGCAGAACGTAAAATAGCACCCAAATTGCGTACATCTTGAATCCCATCAAGCATCAATAAAAATGGTTGTTTTTGTGGGTCGAATGGAACTTTTCGATAGCCAAATGGTGCAGCTAGACCAAGCACTGATTGGTGATCAGGCGTACCAGCTAATTTAGTAAGTGTTTCGCGTGAAACATATTTAATAGTAACCGGATACTTTGGCAAAAGCGCTTCTATCTGAACAAACGATTTCGGCTTTGGATCTGTTGTATATAATGTAAGCAGCTTACGCTTTTTTGCCTTTAAAAGTTCAACAATTGAATGAACACCATAAACGGGTTCACCCTGCATGATTTTTGTTTTTATTTTTTTATTTTTCTGCATAGTACCTATTATACCCTTTTTTAATAAATATAAAAACAGCTTTTAAATATTAAAAGCTGTTTTTATATTTATTTTCACAATACTTTGAAAAAAAATATATTATGATATTTATATATATAGCTCATTGTTTTAATATATATAACATATTTTAAATT containing:
- the ftsA gene encoding cell division protein FtsA — protein: MAKVLKERLMTSIDIGTTKICVLVAQQTSKDNVEVLGMGKAPSEGLQKGVVVNVAKTVQSIKQAIKEAELVSGVSVESAYIGISGAHIRSLNSHGVVPIKKGSVRASDVEHALAAAQAIPVPEGYQVLHVLPQYFIIDGQERLQDPIGMHGIRLEVQAHIILGAIASVQNLVSCCEAAGVQVRDIILEPLASAQSVLSEDERQLGVALLDIGGGTADLAIYQHGTIVHTMVLPIAGNHFTSDIAIGLRTSIKDAERVKVEHGTVNLHEDDKDIHVELAQGGNSTTISKNILGMILHARAQEMLHFVRQEIDDKHLKTYCTSGLVITGGGSLLNGIDTVAKTIFNMPVRIGNLHVSYALPGTLETPIYATGYGLLLHALKMKHSPFNSDVDGPFVKRVATRMKSWVIDFF
- a CDS encoding RNA methyltransferase, which encodes MQKNKKIKTKIMQGEPVYGVHSIVELLKAKKRKLLTLYTTDPKPKSFVQIEALLPKYPVTIKYVSRETLTKLAGTPDHQSVLGLAAPFGYRKVPFDPQKQPFLLMLDGIQDVRNLGAILRSAYCTGVDGVVITQKKSAPLQAATIKSSAGLAEHLQIYLAPSAQAAAQELKEAGYNLYITNFKGENAAQITYKKPLCLVIGSEGKGVSPSIFKYGTQVTIPQRSVDISYNASVAAGIMLFLASQ